The nucleotide window GAACAATGACCTTTCTGGTCCAATACTTTGCAGTTACGGCCCACAAATGGATGGAAGACAGCAAATGGCACCCAGGCTGCAATTTAGACACCTCTACTTCAGTGggggataactaaaaaaaagaccTTACACGTGAGGTTTTACATTTATTTGATGTGCTTTCACGTGGTGTTGATGATAAAAATCCAGGGACACGTGGCGACGTGCAAGGAAAAGTGATGATCTGTCGTCAAACCCAGCAGtaatttaatcatttcaaatccgcAATTTTCCATAAACCCAAATATTTGGATTAGTCTGGACTGCATGTGATTCAAGCTCATGTTTTTGCATATTGCCGTGAAGGGAGCCACGGCGAGCTGGGACTTTAGCCACGGAGCCCTTTTTTTGGCAGGCAATCTTGACACATTCCGCACCCCACTTTGGCCCATTTAGCAAGAGGGAAGCCATCCAGATTTTCTCAGACAAGGCCTCGTTGCttacaaatagattggacggtCCTGCGGGAAATCAGAATGCACAAGACAGACAGAGtcagcaaaataaaaataaaaaattaactgCTGATGACTGATAAAAGACAACTATTGACTTGGAGGGCATCGGTTCATCTGTGTTAATCTCCTGGTGGCTTTCAATGCGTTCTTTAAATTCACTAACAAAGTTTTTGGGCCTTAAAAGCCAAACAGATGGACGATAGAAAAAATTATGAAGATTGTGAACTCTCTTGGggattgtttattttctttttttttcagtttttgcttCATTATTAAGTAAGTGGAATTATTCACAAATATGAAATACTTCATTAAATGTCCATTTTAGCAGAAAGCATCAGAGAAGATAGACTGGAATTGGATtgaaataacatgggaaatGCTCAAAatgcataagaatcttttaaaaatgtttacttaGTATTATACACGATAAAATCCTGCACATACAATGAACAATAACGTTACTGTTGAATAGAAAATACAATTTGTGGTCCCAAACATGGGAAATGCTTGAAATGCATAAGAATCCCTTTTTTATGTTTACTTAGTGAATTATACACGATAAAATCCTGcaaatataatgaaaaataaagttaCTGTTGAATAGAAACTCGAATTTGTGCTCACAAATTGCATTGCATTCGCTAGATGTCACTATAATCACATCTTGCAGGTAATAAATTCATTATTAAATgttcttaaatgtatttttgttcattgcaaTTCACACATCatcattattttccatatttttatgggaaaaaaacgattaattaattaaaaaaaaacatgtccctAATAACACGCTAAGGATGTTGTTTATGTTggtatcgtttttttaaattcctaatATTTAAATTACTACTTACGGAAGATGTTCAATTGATTCAAACTGGAATGAGTAGAGGATTCAATACCATTGACggagatggacgtccaatccattttgcctgcCATCTTCTCCCAAtccgccccccaaaaattagactggacgtctatcgtcgtccATTAAACGATTGCCGTATAAACGGTTAAAAGCAATTTATCGTGGGGGTCGCGCGTCATCGCTCGTGGGCGTGCCTTATCGCTGGAATTATGTTCCACTAAGCCGCAGAAGAGCTCCAGTGTGACACGCGCAGGCGAGATGGAAACCGTTCGGATGTTCTTGTACAGCTTCCTCGTCTCTCACTACTTGTGGAAAGTGGGCTTCATCTTGTGGCTCTTCATCAACGGGACCCCCACGGACCTCACTAACTATGGAGTGCCTCAATGAAGTTGGCGAGGACCAGCGCACCGATTCGCGTCCGCCTCCGGGTTCGAGTCCGAGTCGTTGGTGATGGACTGTTGTGAAATTCTTGCGCTTCCTCTTCTGCAGGATTTCCGTAGGAAATCTTTCACGTTAGACTCGAGGCTGACATGCACCATCTTTTGGTAATCATGGAGTAGCCAGTTTTTAGTTTAGTGCGTGCGTAAACGGCTTGAACCTGGCAgtttttgatttgattagatttttttaattattattattatttttggtggGGCTGTTCCATCCGTCCATCGGGTTGGTTCTCGCCAAGTTGAACTTTGTCAGCCATGGCTCTGCCAGATAGCAGCATATCCACGGAAGAGCTCCCTTTCCCGGAGATCGTGGAATTGAACGTCGGCGGCCAGGTGTACATCACCCGCTACTCCACGCTCACCAGCGTTCCGGGCTCCCTTTTGTGGGAGATGTTCAGCCGCAAGTCGGCCAAAGGCCTGGCCAGGGACACCAAAGGGCGATTCTTCGTGGACAGGGACGGCTTCCTGTTCCGTTACATCCTCGATTACATGCGAGACCAGCAGCTGGTCCTCCCGGACCACTTCCCCGAGCGCGGGCGCCTGCAGCGGGAGGCCGAGTTCTTCAACCTGCCCGAGCTGGTCAAGCAACTAGCTCCCAAGATAAGCAAGCAGAACTCCCTTGGCGACGACGGCTGTCCGAGCGACCCGGAGGACTCCTCGCCCGGGGCGGACGTCGCCCGGAACCTGAGCGCCCTGGGCGCCCTGGGCGCCTTGGGCGCGGTGGCCTGCGCCGGCCCACCGCCCACCTCGGCGGACGGGGGGAAGACGTCCGGCTTCATCACCATCGGCTACCGAGGCTCCTACACCTTGGGCCGAGACAGCCACACCGACGCCAAATTCCGGCGAGTGGCCCGCATCATGGTCTGCGGGAAGACGTCCCTGGCCAAAGAGGTCTTCGGCGAGACCCTGAACGAGAGCCGCGACCCGGACCGCCCGCCGGAGCGCTACACGTCCCGCTACTATCTGAAGTTCACCTTCCTGGAGCAGGCCTTCGACAAGCTGGCCGACACCGGCTTCCACATGGTGGCCTGCAACTCCACGGGAACCTGCGCCTTCGCCCACGAGCAGACGGACGACAAAATCTGGACCAGCTACACCGAATACGTGTTCTACCGTGAGTGACGCTGTCCAACCTCCCCTTCGTGCCCCCCGTAGCCCTGTCTGCAAGTGTCCCCTTCCACTTTGAGCCCTCTCTCAAGTAGACTGTATGTAGATGTTCTGCCCCAGACTCCACGCAATTCTTCCCACGAACAGTGACTCTTTGAACCTTCTCCCACCCCTCACCCCTCCTCCAACCTCCAGCTTTAGCCCCCCGTCCCATCTAGCTGTCTGCAGGAAACGGACCTTTGGCGTGCAAACCCTCTTGACATTCCATCCGCCTCCTTGAATGAAGCAAAACTGTTTCTATGATTTCGCTTTGTTCAAACTACTGGAAAAAAGGGCTTCAAATGAGTGGTCATTGGGGGGGGAGAACATTTG belongs to Stigmatopora argus isolate UIUO_Sarg chromosome 9, RoL_Sarg_1.0, whole genome shotgun sequence and includes:
- the LOC144082783 gene encoding BTB/POZ domain-containing protein KCTD12-like, producing the protein MALPDSSISTEELPFPEIVELNVGGQVYITRYSTLTSVPGSLLWEMFSRKSAKGLARDTKGRFFVDRDGFLFRYILDYMRDQQLVLPDHFPERGRLQREAEFFNLPELVKQLAPKISKQNSLGDDGCPSDPEDSSPGADVARNLSALGALGALGAVACAGPPPTSADGGKTSGFITIGYRGSYTLGRDSHTDAKFRRVARIMVCGKTSLAKEVFGETLNESRDPDRPPERYTSRYYLKFTFLEQAFDKLADTGFHMVACNSTGTCAFAHEQTDDKIWTSYTEYVFYRGSSVIPKAKTTPDFQTLPEETTPQIEAESCSAEPNSTANISYSARTQSLPESSSLPIPDIQPPPVPKSPPLTPPLPSPSLPPGSPELPPPPPSVLLQPPPSPTTASPPSTPPHPKSPDRPSDRNLKTLPRLILRENGGPPVGVNEDEEERKMLEEDLKKCIDDFKKIRMPKVFPDRKRHWQNDLLKKYNA